In Streptosporangiales bacterium, a single genomic region encodes these proteins:
- a CDS encoding amidohydrolase, with protein sequence MPVDSNPYVAIATELAEQAVADRRDLHRHAEPGWMEFRTTARIVTRLRALGWRVRWGKDLYAGVDRLGVPSADELAAGYERAVADGADVELLEPMAGGWTGCVAELDGAGRGRTVALRFDIDGLAVPEASSDDHLPAREGFASVHEGIMHACGHDTHTAMGLGVAEALARTRDQWQGTVRLVFQPGEEGCRGAESMVTAGLLDGVDAFLAPHVGAQSHRSGEILPGISGFLATSKLDVHFAGKEAHAGLAPETGHNALIAAAAAALQLHAMPRHADGNSRVNVGRLDAGTGRNVVAGSARMLMELRSESAAVVEELERRTRLIVAGTAAAHEVESEVVLAGKAPSASSDERAMAAVAAAARGVPGVVNVGGQVVAEASDDATAMMRRVQEQGGVAAYLIVGTDLPSGHHTPKFDVDERVLPLGVATIAAATVDLLAAG encoded by the coding sequence GTGCCCGTCGACAGTAACCCTTATGTCGCGATCGCGACCGAGTTGGCCGAGCAGGCGGTCGCCGACCGCCGGGATCTGCACAGGCATGCGGAACCTGGCTGGATGGAGTTCCGTACGACGGCGAGGATCGTGACGAGGCTGCGCGCGCTCGGCTGGCGCGTCCGCTGGGGCAAGGACCTCTACGCCGGTGTCGACCGGCTGGGAGTGCCGTCGGCCGACGAGCTCGCCGCCGGTTACGAGCGGGCGGTCGCCGACGGCGCGGACGTCGAGCTGCTCGAGCCGATGGCCGGTGGCTGGACGGGCTGTGTCGCCGAGCTGGACGGTGCGGGTCGGGGCCGTACGGTCGCGTTGCGGTTCGACATCGACGGCCTAGCCGTACCGGAGGCGAGCAGCGACGACCACCTGCCCGCGCGTGAGGGCTTCGCGTCCGTGCACGAGGGCATCATGCACGCCTGCGGCCACGACACGCACACGGCGATGGGGCTCGGCGTGGCGGAGGCGCTCGCCCGCACCCGCGACCAGTGGCAGGGCACCGTCCGGCTGGTGTTCCAGCCCGGCGAGGAGGGCTGCAGGGGCGCCGAGTCCATGGTGACGGCAGGGTTGCTCGACGGCGTCGACGCGTTCCTCGCCCCACACGTCGGCGCGCAGTCGCACCGATCGGGGGAGATCCTCCCTGGGATCAGCGGCTTCCTCGCCACCAGCAAGCTCGACGTGCACTTCGCCGGTAAGGAGGCGCATGCCGGCCTGGCTCCCGAGACCGGGCACAACGCGCTGATCGCCGCCGCTGCCGCGGCGCTGCAGCTCCACGCGATGCCGCGGCACGCCGACGGGAACTCGCGGGTCAACGTCGGTCGGCTCGACGCCGGCACCGGGCGCAACGTGGTGGCCGGGTCGGCGCGGATGCTGATGGAGCTGCGCAGTGAGTCCGCGGCGGTCGTCGAGGAGCTGGAGCGCCGCACCAGGCTGATCGTGGCGGGTACCGCCGCGGCGCACGAGGTGGAGTCCGAGGTCGTACTCGCGGGCAAGGCGCCGAGTGCGAGCTCCGACGAGCGCGCGATGGCAGCGGTCGCTGCCGCGGCGCGGGGCGTGCCCGGCGTGGTGAACGTGGGCGGGCAGGTAGTCGCGGAGGCGTCGGACGACGCGACCGCCATGATGCGCCGCGTGCAGGAGCAAGGCGGTGTCGCCGCGTACCTGATCGTCGGCACCGACCTGCCGAGCGGCCACCACACGCCGAAGTTCGACGTCGACGAACGGGTGCTGCCGCTCGGTGTCGCCACCATCGCGGCGGCCACCGTCGACCTGCTGGCCGCTGGCTGA
- a CDS encoding aldo/keto reductase, whose product MADMTYRRLGDSGLTVSAVGLGCNAFGTRIGEEDSVAVIHAALDAGITFLDTADIYGQGASEEVVGAALRGRRDEVVLATKFGKDMQGSNGTDYGARGSRRYVRRAVEASLRRLGVEHIDLYQMHEPDPATPIAETLDVLDDLVREGKVGYVGSSQFAAWQVADADWTARTRGTPRMISTQENYNLLERDVERELVPACEQYGVGLIPYFPLANGLLTGKYRRGEPAPAGTKLVEKPHVLANADFDQLDALAAFAAARGLTLLDVAIGGLAAQPAVATVIAGATKPTQVAANAAAGTWQPTLADLAELDELAPAPPPPPGR is encoded by the coding sequence ATGGCTGACATGACGTATCGCAGGCTCGGCGACTCCGGACTCACCGTTTCCGCGGTGGGGCTGGGGTGCAACGCGTTCGGCACGAGGATCGGCGAGGAGGACTCGGTCGCCGTCATCCACGCGGCGCTCGACGCCGGTATCACCTTCCTCGACACGGCGGACATCTACGGGCAGGGCGCCAGCGAGGAAGTCGTCGGCGCGGCGCTGCGCGGGCGGCGCGACGAGGTGGTGCTCGCGACGAAGTTCGGCAAGGACATGCAGGGCAGCAACGGCACCGACTACGGCGCGCGCGGCTCGCGGCGGTACGTGCGGCGGGCGGTGGAAGCCAGCCTGCGGCGGCTGGGCGTCGAGCACATCGACCTTTACCAGATGCACGAGCCGGACCCGGCGACGCCGATCGCGGAGACCCTGGACGTCCTCGACGACCTCGTCCGGGAGGGCAAGGTCGGGTACGTCGGCTCGTCGCAGTTCGCCGCCTGGCAGGTCGCGGACGCGGACTGGACCGCTCGTACGAGGGGCACGCCGCGGATGATCAGCACGCAGGAGAACTACAACCTGCTCGAGCGCGACGTGGAACGTGAGCTGGTGCCGGCCTGCGAGCAGTACGGCGTCGGCCTGATCCCGTACTTCCCGCTGGCCAACGGCCTGCTGACCGGCAAGTACCGGCGCGGCGAGCCCGCACCCGCCGGCACCAAGCTGGTGGAGAAGCCGCACGTGCTGGCGAACGCCGACTTCGACCAGCTGGACGCTCTGGCCGCCTTCGCCGCGGCGCGCGGCTTGACCCTGCTCGACGTCGCGATCGGTGGCCTCGCCGCACAGCCGGCCGTAGCGACCGTGATAGCCGGCGCGACGAAGCCCACCCAAGTAGCCGCGAACGCGGCCGCGGGCACCTGGCAGCCCACCCTCGCCGACCTCGCAGAGCTCGACGAGCTCGCCCCCGCACCACCGCCCCCGCCCGGCCGCTGA
- a CDS encoding AAA family ATPase — MTDVELTTEQAYVDRLYTRLDELRAGSAAELAAVRKAGSVGTPAARSERDARSTMLEDRIARFNAVEHGLVFGRVDKTTGETHYVGRIGLSSDEYERLLIDWRAPAARPFYAATPSAPLNVTRRRHLRIRNRQVLGIDDDVFDLAALDGSDRTHLSGEAALLAALREGRTGRMRDIVATIQSEQDAVIRSELTGVLVVQGGPGTGKTAVALHRAAYLLYEHRDRLANSGVLVVGPNDVFLTYIEQVLPALGETGVVMSTVDGLYPGVEVTASESTEVAAVKGDLRMVDVVAELVRSCQRLPEQPVEIAYGRHRLRLDPALVKQARTKARRSRRPHNQARATFQRQVYGALAAQALEAIGASPGKQALDDTASEQLATDEVAAAVDRLWPYLTPERVLAACYATASLRDLTATALEPAERELLQRPRDHGWTSADVPLLDELAERLGPIPAKDPLSHLRAEEERVEADAATEVLGQLELAFPLDANQVVERYQGPQSRRTAADRAAGDRSWTFGHVIVDEAQELSPMAWRMLQRRCPLRSMTVVGDLAQASVPWRPARWQDALGDYARDRLRVAQLTVNYRTPTEIMDVAGAVLRSADPAAEVPESIRAAETAPWSLQVPRESLAEALTKIVADEAAQLTEGMTAVVVPDDLGAEIDRRLAADVPHLVRAQRLDLDSPVVVLDVARAKGLEFDSVIVVEPATILTAAPGGAHDLYVALSRATKRLGVVHTGDLPEPLHGLARHAG; from the coding sequence GTGACCGACGTCGAACTCACCACCGAGCAGGCGTACGTCGATCGCCTGTACACCCGGTTGGACGAGCTCCGCGCCGGCTCGGCCGCAGAACTCGCCGCAGTGCGCAAGGCCGGCTCGGTGGGCACGCCGGCCGCACGCAGCGAACGCGACGCCAGGTCGACGATGCTGGAAGACCGCATCGCCCGCTTCAACGCCGTCGAGCACGGCCTGGTGTTCGGCCGCGTCGACAAGACGACCGGCGAGACCCACTACGTGGGCCGCATCGGGCTGTCCAGCGACGAGTACGAGCGCCTCCTCATCGACTGGCGCGCGCCCGCCGCGCGTCCGTTCTACGCCGCGACGCCGAGCGCGCCGCTGAACGTCACCAGGCGCCGGCACCTGCGGATCCGCAACCGGCAGGTACTCGGCATCGACGACGACGTCTTCGACCTGGCTGCGCTCGACGGCAGCGACCGCACCCACCTCTCCGGCGAGGCGGCGCTGCTCGCCGCGCTGCGGGAGGGCCGCACCGGCCGGATGCGCGACATCGTCGCGACCATCCAGTCGGAGCAGGACGCGGTGATCAGGAGCGAGCTCACCGGCGTGCTCGTGGTGCAGGGCGGGCCCGGCACCGGCAAGACGGCCGTGGCGCTGCACCGCGCCGCGTACCTGCTGTACGAGCACCGCGACCGGCTGGCCAACAGCGGCGTGCTCGTCGTCGGACCCAACGACGTCTTCCTCACCTACATCGAGCAGGTGCTGCCTGCGCTGGGCGAGACCGGCGTGGTGATGTCCACCGTGGACGGGCTGTACCCCGGGGTCGAGGTGACCGCGAGCGAGTCGACGGAGGTCGCCGCCGTCAAGGGCGACCTGCGGATGGTCGACGTCGTCGCCGAGCTGGTGCGTTCGTGCCAGCGGCTGCCGGAGCAGCCGGTGGAGATCGCGTACGGCCGGCACCGGCTGCGCCTGGACCCCGCGCTCGTAAAGCAGGCCCGCACGAAGGCGCGTAGGTCGAGGCGGCCGCACAACCAGGCGCGGGCGACGTTCCAGCGCCAGGTGTACGGCGCGCTGGCGGCCCAGGCGCTCGAGGCGATCGGGGCGAGCCCGGGCAAGCAGGCCCTCGACGACACCGCGAGCGAGCAGCTGGCCACCGACGAGGTCGCCGCCGCCGTCGACCGGCTGTGGCCGTACCTGACCCCGGAGCGGGTGCTCGCCGCGTGCTACGCCACGGCGTCACTGCGTGACCTGACGGCGACCGCACTCGAACCGGCCGAGCGCGAGCTGCTGCAGCGTCCCCGCGACCACGGCTGGACCAGCGCGGACGTCCCGCTGCTCGACGAGCTCGCCGAGCGGCTCGGGCCGATCCCCGCCAAAGACCCGCTCTCCCACCTGCGCGCCGAGGAGGAGCGGGTGGAGGCGGACGCCGCCACCGAGGTGCTCGGCCAGCTGGAGCTGGCGTTCCCGCTCGACGCCAACCAGGTGGTCGAGCGGTACCAGGGCCCGCAGTCGCGGCGCACCGCCGCCGACCGGGCCGCCGGCGACCGCAGCTGGACGTTCGGGCACGTCATCGTCGACGAGGCGCAGGAGCTCTCCCCCATGGCCTGGCGGATGCTGCAGCGCCGGTGCCCGCTGCGGTCGATGACCGTCGTCGGTGACCTCGCCCAGGCCAGCGTGCCGTGGCGGCCCGCGCGGTGGCAGGACGCGCTCGGCGACTACGCCCGCGACCGGCTGCGGGTCGCCCAGCTGACGGTGAACTACCGCACGCCGACCGAGATCATGGACGTGGCGGGTGCCGTTCTGCGCAGCGCCGACCCAGCGGCCGAGGTGCCGGAGTCCATCCGGGCGGCGGAGACCGCACCGTGGAGCCTGCAGGTGCCGCGCGAGTCGCTCGCCGAGGCGCTCACGAAGATCGTCGCCGACGAGGCGGCACAGTTGACCGAGGGCATGACGGCGGTGGTCGTCCCCGACGACCTCGGCGCGGAGATCGACCGCAGGCTCGCGGCGGACGTACCGCACCTGGTGCGGGCGCAGCGGCTCGACCTGGACTCCCCCGTCGTCGTGCTCGACGTGGCCCGCGCGAAGGGCCTCGAGTTCGACTCGGTGATCGTGGTCGAGCCGGCAACCATCCTCACCGCCGCCCCCGGCGGCGCACACGACCTCTACGTCGCGTTGAGCCGCGCCACCAAACGCCTAGGCGTCGTCCACACCGGCGACCTACCCGAACCCCTGCACGGCCTCGCCCGCCACGCCGGGTAG
- the dnaN gene encoding DNA polymerase III subunit beta codes for MRINAQTAELAKAAGFAARHASSRPVLPVLSGLRLRATAGEVTVTGYDYEASSVATIETDVEVPGEVLVPGRVFAEIVRSLPDAEVTIARKDASVRIEAADTEFTLPLLPIDDYPVVPAIAPTVGEIDAATLASTVAAVSRVALRDESVPLLSGVAVGIGEALSLMTTDRYRIARHQLPWQPTLTEQANAVVPARLLAEAVKGLPGSGPITVGLSDSAERRLSLGRGGAASTIRLLDGTYPDVLRGMPTSFAGDVVVDREELAGAVRRISLVADQFAAVVLEISAHGVVVTASSEGEMGGRTRLAAVQRNEPARVAVNAGYLLDGLGMLTGGYAKLSYQHNVRPALLEGCADSEGNEINQAARYYVMPRMLPDD; via the coding sequence ATGCGGATCAATGCGCAGACGGCAGAGTTGGCGAAGGCGGCGGGGTTCGCGGCGCGGCATGCGTCGTCGCGGCCGGTGCTGCCGGTGCTCTCCGGGCTGCGGTTGCGTGCCACCGCGGGCGAGGTGACGGTCACCGGGTACGACTACGAGGCCAGCTCGGTCGCGACCATCGAGACCGACGTCGAGGTGCCCGGTGAGGTGCTCGTGCCCGGCCGGGTGTTCGCGGAGATCGTGCGCTCGCTGCCGGACGCCGAGGTCACCATCGCGCGCAAGGACGCGAGCGTGCGGATCGAGGCGGCCGACACCGAGTTCACCCTGCCGCTGCTGCCGATCGACGACTACCCGGTGGTGCCGGCCATCGCACCGACCGTCGGCGAGATCGACGCCGCCACGCTGGCGTCCACCGTGGCGGCGGTGTCGCGGGTCGCGTTGCGCGACGAGTCGGTGCCGTTGCTGTCCGGTGTGGCGGTCGGTATCGGCGAGGCGCTCTCGCTGATGACCACCGACAGGTACCGCATCGCACGGCACCAGCTGCCCTGGCAGCCGACGCTCACCGAGCAGGCGAACGCCGTGGTGCCTGCGCGGCTGCTCGCCGAGGCGGTGAAGGGGCTGCCGGGTTCCGGGCCGATCACCGTCGGGCTCTCGGACAGTGCCGAGCGCCGGCTCAGCCTCGGCCGCGGCGGCGCCGCGTCCACCATCAGGCTGCTCGACGGCACCTACCCGGACGTGCTGCGCGGCATGCCGACCAGCTTCGCGGGCGACGTGGTCGTCGACCGCGAGGAGCTGGCGGGCGCGGTGCGGCGGATCTCCCTGGTGGCCGACCAGTTCGCCGCCGTGGTGCTGGAGATCAGTGCACACGGGGTCGTGGTGACCGCGAGCAGCGAAGGCGAGATGGGTGGCCGCACCCGGCTCGCTGCCGTGCAGCGCAACGAGCCGGCGCGCGTCGCGGTGAACGCGGGATACCTGCTCGACGGGCTGGGCATGCTCACCGGCGGCTACGCGAAGCTGTCGTACCAGCACAACGTGCGTCCTGCGCTGCTCGAAGGCTGCGCCGACAGCGAAGGCAACGAGATCAACCAAGCCGCGCGGTACTACGTGATGCCGCGGATGCTGCCGGACGACTGA
- a CDS encoding HAD hydrolase-like protein, whose amino-acid sequence MSLPVAACTETAIDAVLLDAGGVLILPEHAAMRAALEPYGVDPTDAELTRAHYAGMAAQDGDLEQGWSAYTRAYVAALGVAAEHGDAAEHGDAAAQALFAARREWISATPAAATELARLAALGVPLVVVSNAVGTVERQLAVAGVCQVGDGPGVRVEAVIDSHLVGVRKPDPAIFQLGLDAAGCAAAHALMVGDFAYADVHGAEQAGIRAVHLDPYGDCRSRHAGPDVSGLAAVVELVRASRG is encoded by the coding sequence GTGAGTCTCCCTGTGGCAGCGTGCACCGAAACGGCGATCGATGCGGTTCTCCTGGACGCCGGCGGGGTGCTCATCCTGCCGGAGCACGCCGCGATGCGCGCCGCGTTGGAGCCGTACGGGGTGGATCCGACCGATGCCGAGCTGACCAGAGCCCATTACGCCGGGATGGCCGCGCAGGACGGCGACCTGGAACAGGGCTGGTCCGCGTATACCCGAGCCTACGTCGCGGCGCTGGGAGTTGCCGCCGAGCACGGCGACGCCGCCGAGCACGGCGACGCCGCTGCTCAGGCGCTGTTCGCGGCCCGGCGGGAGTGGATCAGCGCCACCCCGGCGGCGGCGACCGAGCTGGCCAGGCTGGCGGCGCTCGGCGTGCCGCTCGTGGTGGTGTCGAATGCGGTCGGCACGGTCGAACGGCAGCTCGCGGTGGCCGGGGTGTGCCAGGTGGGCGACGGGCCGGGCGTACGGGTCGAGGCGGTGATCGACTCGCACCTGGTCGGCGTGCGCAAGCCGGACCCGGCGATCTTCCAGCTCGGCCTGGACGCCGCGGGCTGCGCCGCGGCGCACGCCCTGATGGTCGGCGACTTCGCGTACGCCGACGTGCACGGCGCCGAGCAGGCGGGTATCCGTGCCGTGCACCTCGACCCGTACGGCGACTGCCGTAGCCGGCATGCCGGGCCGGACGTGTCAGGCCTCGCCGCGGTGGTCGAGCTGGTGCGCGCCAGCCGCGGCTGA